A genomic window from Equus asinus isolate D_3611 breed Donkey chromosome 25, EquAss-T2T_v2, whole genome shotgun sequence includes:
- the LCE6A gene encoding late cornified envelope protein 6A, whose translation MSQQKQQSWEPPGAPQCAAPQCPSPSLASRFAPCCASHSGSCGSGSRRPRDQSPARSERAHRKPRCLSGGTTYHIKEEEC comes from the coding sequence ATGTCACAGCAGAAACAGCAATCCTGGGAGCCTCCTGGTGCTCCCCAGTGTGCCGCTCCCCAGTGCCCAAGCCCTTCCCTGGCTTCCCGCTTTGCTCCTTGCTGTGCTTCCCATTCAGGAAGCTGCGGTTCTGGTTCCCGAAGGCCCCGGGATCAGAGCCCAGCTCGCTCCGAGAGGGCTCACCGAAAGCCCCGCTGCCTTAGTGGTGGCACAACCTACCACATCAAAGAGGAGGAGTGTTAA